A segment of the Catenuloplanes nepalensis genome:
ACAGACAAACCGCTCTGAAAGAGGCGATACCGGCCGTGTCGACCCAGCAAACTTCGCAGGACAATCCCCTGGCGGGCTTCGGCCCCAACGAGTGGATCGTCGAAGAGATGTACCAGCGGTACCTCGCTGATCCCACCAGCGTGGATCCCGCGTGGCACGACTTCTTCGCTGATTACAAGCCGACGGCGGATGCTGGTTCGATCGCGACGCCGGCGGAGGCCACCGCGGCATCCGGTGCGGGCTCCGCGGCGCGCGCGGGCACCGACGCGCCCGCCGCCAAGAAGGACGCGCCGAAGCCGGCCGCGAAGCCGCAGCCGAAGGCGGCCCCGAAGCCGGAGGCCAAGGCCCCGGCGAAGAAGGAGCCGAAGACGGTCACGCCCGGCACCGCGCCGTTGCGCGGCATCGCCGCCAAGATCGTGCAGAACATGGAGGCGTCGCTGGCGGTCCCGACCGCCACCAGCGTCCGCGCGGTCCCGGCGAAGCTGCTGGTGGACAACCGCATCGTGATCAACAACCACCTCGCGCGCGGCCGGGGCGGCAAGGTCAGCTTCACCCACCTGATCGGCTACGCGCTGGTCAAGGCGCTGGCGCTGCACCCGGAGATGAACAACAACTACGTCGAGACCAACGGCAAGCCCACGATCGTCACGCCGGAGCACGTCAACCTCGGCATCGCGATCGATCTGGCCAAGCCGGACGGTTCCCGATCGCTGGTGGTGCCGAGCGTCAAGGGCTGCGAGAACCTCGACTTCCGCGGCTTCTGGCAGGCCTACGAGGAGATCGTCCGCCGCGCCCGCCGCAACGAGCTGACGATGGAGGACCACTCCGGCGCCACCGTCTCGCTGACCAACCCGGGCGGCATCGGCACCGTGCACTCGATGCCGCGGCTGACGGTCGGCCAGGGCGCGATCATCGGTGTCGGCGCGATGGAGTACCCCGCGCCGTACGCCGGAATGTCCGATGAGACCCTCACCGAACTGGGCGTCAGCAAGGTCATCACGCTGACCAGCACCTACGACCACCGGATCATCCAGGGTGCGCAGTCCGGCGAGTTCCTGAAGGTCATGCACGAGCTGCTGCTCGGCGAGCACGGCTTCTACGACGAGATCTTCACCGCCCTGCGCGTGCCGTACGAGCCGGTTCGCTGGGTCCGCGACGTCGCCCGCACGTCCGAGGGCCAGATCGACAAGGCCGCCCGCGTCGTCGAGCTCATCCACGCGTACCGGGTGCGCGGTCACCTGATGGCCGACACCGACCCGCTGGAGTTCGAGATCCGCCGGCACCCGGACCTCGACGTGCTGGAGCACGGCCTCACGCTGTGGGACCTGGACCGCCAGTTCCCGGTCGGCGGCTTCGCGGGCAAGCAGAAGATGAAGCTCCGCGACGTGCTCGGCGTGCTGCGCGACTCGTACTGCCGCCGCGTCGGCATCGAGTACATGCACATCATGGACCCGGAGGAGCGCCGCTGGGTCCAGGAGCGCATCGAGATCAGGTACGAGAAGCCGTCGCCGGAGGAGCAGAAGCACATCCTCAACCGGCTGAACGCGGCCGAGGCGTTCGAGACGTTCCTGCAGACGAAGTTCGTCGGTCAGAAGCGCTTCTCGCTGGAGGGCGGCGAGTCGCTGATCCCGCTGCTCGACGAGATCCTGCAGGCCTCCGCGGAGAACCAGCTGGACGAGGTCGTGATCGGCATGGCGCACCGCGGCCGGCTGAACGTGCTGGCCAACATCGTCGGCAAGCCGTACGAGAAGATCTTCTCCGAGTTCGAGGGCCACCTGGACCCGAAGTCGGCGCACGGCTCCGGCGACGTGAAGTACCACCTGGGCATGACCGGCAAGTTCACCACGCCGGACGGCGAGTTCGGCACCACGGTCAGCGTCACGGCGAACCCGTCGCACCTGGAGGCCGTCGACCCGGTCCTGGAGGGCATCGTCCGCGCCAAGCAGGACCGGCTCAACCTCGGCCTGGAGGGCTACACGGTCCTGCCGCTGATGGTGCACGGCGACGCCGCGTTCGCCGGCCAGGGCGTGGTCGCGGAGACGCTCAACCTCTCCCAGCTGCGCGGTTACCGTACCGGTGGCACCGTGCACGTGGTCGTCAACAACCAGGTCGGCTTCACCACCGCCCCGGAGTACAGCCGGTCCTCGCTCTACAGCACGGACGTGGCCCGGATGATCCAGGCCCCGATCTTCCACGTGAACGGCGACGACCCCGAGGCCGTCGTCCGGGTCGCGCGGCTGGCCTTCGAATACCGCCAGACGTTCAACAAGGACGTGGTGATCGACCTGGTCTGCTACCGGCGCCGCGGTCACAACGAGGGCGACGACCCGTCGATGACCAACCCGCTGATGTACGCGATCATCGACAACAAGCGCAGCGTCCGCAAGGCGTACACCGAGGAGCTGATCGGCCGCGGTGACATCACCGTGGCGGACGCGGAGGAGCAGCTGCGCGACTACCAGGGTCAGCTGGAGCAGGTCTTCAAGGCCACCCGCGACGCGAACACGTCGTCCTCCGGCCGCCGGGCCCGGGTCGTCTCACAGGAGCCCGAGCCGGTGGTCGAGACCGCGATCGACGCGGAGACCGTGGCCCGGATCGGTCAGGCGCACATCGACCTGCCCGACGGCTTCACGCCGCACAAGCGGGTCCAGCAGCTGCTCGACCGGCGCGCCAAGATGGCCCGCGAGGGCAACATCGACTGGGGCTTCGGCGAGATCATCGCGTTCGGCTCGCTGCTCACCCAGGGTGTGACGGTCCGCCTCTCCGGCCAGGACTCGCGCCGCGGCACGTTCGTGCAGCGGCACGCGGCCGTGGTCGACGGGCGCACCGGCGCGGACTTCCTGCCGGTCGGGCAGCTCGCGGCCGGCCAGGCCCGGTTCTTCGCGCACGACTCGCTGCTCTCCGAATACGCCGCGATGGGCTTCGAGTACGGCTACTCGGTGGAGAACACCGAGGCGCTGGTGCTCTGGGAGGCGCAGTTCGGTGACTTCGCGAACGGCGCCCAGTCGATCGCGGACGAGTTCATCTCGTCCGGCGAGGTCAAGTGGGGCCAGCAGAACGCGCTGACGCTGCTGCTGCCGCACGGCCACGAGGGTCAGGGCCCGGACCACACGTCCGGCCGCCCGGAGCGCTGGCTGCAGCTGGCCGCGGAGGACAACATCCGGGTGGCGAACCCGACCACCCCGGCGAACCACTTCCACCTGCTGCGCCGTCAGGCGCTGTCGCCGAAGCGGAAGCCGCTGATCGTCTTCACGCCGAAGTCGCTGCTGCGCCACAAGCTGTGCGTGTCGTCCGTCGCGGACTTCACGACGGGCACGTTCCAGACCGTGATCGGCGACGCCGGCGTCCCCGACGCCGCGGCCGTGAAGCGCGTGCTGTTCTGCAGCGGCAAGGTCTACTACGACCTGGTCCAGGCGCGCGCGGAGCGGAAGATCACCGACACGGCCATCGTCCGGATGGAGCAGCTCTACCCGCTGCCCGTCGAGGAGCTGAAGGCCGAGCTGGCGAAGTACCCGAACGCGGAGGACTTCGCCTGGGTCCAGGAGGAGCCGGCCAACCAGGGCGCGTGGAGCTTCATCGCGCTGAACCTGCTGGAGCACCTCGACGGCCTGCGCCTGCGCCGCATCTCCCGCCCGTCCGCGGCCGCGCCGGCGGTCGGCTCGGCCAAGCTGCACGAGGCCGAGCAGGCCGCGCTCATCGAGGCGTCCCTGCCCCGCCCGTAAGACCGCAGGGCACGCAAGACCGCAGGGCACGCAAGACGCGCAAGACCGCAGGAAACGCAAGATCCGCGGAGGCTCGCAAGATCAAGAGCCTTCGCGGGTACGAGTACCGCTCCCCGCCACCGGAACGCCGGGTGGCGGGGAGCGCCCGTATGTAGGAGCAGCATGTACTTCACCGATCGCGGCATCGAAGAGCTGAACGAGCGCCGCGGCCAGGAGCAGGTCACCATCGAGTGGGTCGCCGAGCGCCTGCGCGACTTCGTCGACCTCAACCCCGAGTTCGAGACCCCGGTCGAGCGCCTCGCCACCTGGCTCGCCCGCCTGGACGACCCCGACGACGAGTAGCCGAGCGGAAGATCGTGACCAACGTCCCGCGTGACGTTGATCAAGGTACGAAGACCTGGGTGTCGCACCGCTCACCACGGGTAGGTTGAGGCTCGTGGGGCGAAGCGTCTACATTGCCGGGCTCGGACCCGGCGGCGGAAAGTCAACGATCGCGCTCGGCCTGGCCGAGCTCCTCTCCCGGCAGACGCCGCGGGTCGGCGTGTTCCGGCCGCTCGTGGCGACCCGCGGCGAGGCCGACCCGATGCTCGCGCTGCTGCGTGAGCGGTACCGGATAGACCGGCCGTACGAGGAGCTGTTCGGCACCACGTTCGCGGAGGCCTCGGCGATGGTGGCGGCCGGCCACCGCGAGGAGCTGATCTCCCGCGTGGTGGACCGCTACCGCGCGCTGGAGCGGCACTTCGACGCGGTCGTGGTGATCGGCAGCGACTTCGACGACAACGGCGAGCCGGGACCGGGCCTGCCCCGCGAGTTCGCGTTCAACGTGCGGCTCGCGACCGAGTTCGGCAGCGTGGTGATCCCGGTCGTCGACGGCCGGGACGCGGACGCGGACGAGGTCGCCTCCGCCGCGCGCGGCGCGTACCACAGCGTGCAGGACCTGGGCGCCACCGTGCTCGCGGTGATCGCGAACCGGGTGCCGGCCGGCACCGCCGCGCCGGCGGACCAGACCGTCCCCACCTACGTCATCCCCGAGGTGCCGACCATCTCCGCGCCGACCGTGGCGGAGCTGGCCGAGGCGCTCGGCGCGGAGGTGCTCAGCGGCGACGCGCGGGCGCTCGACCGCGACGTGCTGGACCTGGTGGTCGGCGCGGCCCACGTACCCGTGCTGCTCGATCATTTGACCGACGGCTGCCTGATGATCACTCCTGGGGACCGGGCCGACCTGCTGGTGGCCGCGGCCGCCGCGCACGCGGCCGGTGAGGTGTCGGTGGCCGGCCTGGTGCTGACGCTCGGCGAGCGCCCGGACGCCCGGGTCGCGCGGCTGATCGAGAGCCTGCACAGCGGCCTGGCCGTGCTGTCCGTGAAGACCGACAGCTACCACACGATCGCGGCCGCCAGCCGGATCGAGGCGGGCCTGAACGGCCGCAACCCGCGCAAGGTCCAGGCCGCGATCGGCGCGTTCGAGTCCATGGTGGACACCGAGGAGCTGGTCCGCCGGCTGGACGTCACGCGCAGCGCCCGGGTCACGCCGATGATGTTCGAGTACGACCTGATCGACCGGGCCCGCGCCGCCCGGAAGCGGCTGGTGCTGCCGGAGGGCACGGAGGAGCGCATCCTGCGCGCCACCGAGATCCTGCTACGCCGCGGCGTGGCCGACCTGACGCTGCTCGGCGACCCGGACGAGATCACCCGCAAGGCCCGCGAGCTGGGCCTGGAGATCGGCGGCGCGGAGATCGCGAACCCCGCGGCCAGCGAGTGGGCCGAGGAGTTCGCCGAGACGTACGCGGAGATCCGCAAGCACCGCGCGATGACGCTGGAGCTGGCCCGCGACGTGGTCCGGGACGTCAGCTACTTCGGCACGATGATGGTGCACACCGGGCGCGCGGACGGCATGGTCTCCGGCGCCACGCACACCACCGCGGCCACGATCCGCCCGGCCTTCGAGATCATCAAGACCGTGCCCGGCGTCTCCGTGGCGTCCAGCGTCTTCTTCATGCTGCTGGCCGACCGGGTGCTGGTCTACGGCGACTGCGCGGTCAACCCGGACCCGAACGCGGAGCAGCTCGCCGACATCGCGCTCTCCTCCGCGGAGACCGCGGCCCGGTTCGGCATCGAGCCGCGCGTGGCGATGCTCTCCTACTCGACCGGCACCTCCGGCGCGGGCGCGGACGTGGAGAAGGTCGCGGCCGCCACCCGGATCGTCCGCGAACGCCGCCCGGACCTGCCGGTCGAGGGCCCGATCCAGTACGACGCCGCGATCGACCCGGGCGTGGCCGCGACGAAGCTGCCGGACAGCACGGTCGCGGGCAGGGCCACGGTGTTCGTCTTCCCGGACCTGAACACCGGCAACAACACGTACAAGGCGGTGCAGCGCTCGGCGAACGCGGTCGCGGTCGGCCCGGTCATGCAGGCGCTGCGCCGGCCGGTGAACGATCTCTCCCGGGGCGCCACCGTCAAGGACATCGTCAACACGGTCGCGATCACCGCGATCCAGGCCGCCGGAGAAGCGAAGTGACACGCGTACTGGTGCTCAACACCGGGTCGTCCTCCCTGAAGTACCGCCTCTTCGACGGCACGGACACGGTCGCGAAAGGACTGGTGGAGGAGGTCACCGATCATCAGGCTGCGCTGCGGGACGTGCTCAGCGAACTCGATCTGCGGAATCTCGACGCGGTCGGCCACCGGGTCGTGCACGGCGGCCCGGACTTCACCGAGCCCACGCTGATCGACGACGACGTGGTGCGCACGATCGAGCGGCTGATCCCGCTGGCGCCGCTGCACAACCCGGCGAACCTCGCGGGCATCGAGACCGCGCGCAAGCTGCTGCCGGACGTACCCCAGGTCGCGGTCTTCGACACCGCGTTCCACAGCACGCTGCCGCCGGAGGCCGCCACCTACGCGATCGACGCGGAGACAGCGCGGAAGAACCGTGTCCGCCGGTACGGCTTCCACGGCACCTCGCACGCGTACGTCTCCCGCCGCACGGCCGCGCTTCTGGGCAGGGAGAACCGGCACACCAACGTGATCACACTGCACCTCGGCAACGGCGCCAGCGCGGCCGCGGTCGAGGGCGGCCGCAGCGTCGCCACCTCGATGGGACTGTCCCCGCTGGAGGGCCTGGTGATGGGCACGCGCAGCGGCAGCCTGGACCCCGCGATCATCTTCCACCTGCACCGGGTCGGAGGCATGTCGCTGGACGAGATCGACGACCTGCTGAACAAGCGGAGCGGCATGCGCGGCCTGGCCGGCGTCAGCGACATGCGGGAGGTCGAGTCGCGCCGGGCGGGCGGCGACGAGGCGGCCGCGCTCGCGTTCGGCGTCTACACCCGGCGGATCAAGGAGCTGGTCGGCGCGTATTACGCGGTGCTGGGCCGGGTGGACGCGATCACGTTCACCGCGGGCGTCGGCGAGAACTCGGCGACGGTGCGCGCGGCCGCGCTGGCCGGGCTGTCCGCGCTCGGCATCGAGGTGGACGCGGACCGGAACGCCGCGCCGGAGCGCGGCGAACGGATCGTCTCCACCGAGGCGTCGCGGGTGGTGGTGTGCGTCGTGCCGACCGACGAGGAACTCGAGATCGCCACGCAGGCCCGCGCCGTTCTCGGCGACTGACCGGGACTTACCGGACTTCAGGACTTCAGGACTTACAGAACGAAGAAGAGCACGACCGCCACGACGGCGACCGCCGCCACCACCCCGCCGATGATCAGCGGAAGGTTGCTGGACTTGACGGGAGCCGCCTCGGCCTGCTGCTCCTGCTCCTGACGGTTCATGTAGGCCCGGAACGCCATGGTGCTGCCGCTCGGGTCCTCGTACTCATCTGCCATGCCCCGACGATAGCGAAGCGCTACGACATTCACGCACAGCCGTACGCCTAGCCGACACGTGGCCCGAAAAAGCACTCCATGGGGCACATTTCCATCGAGGTCCGTCAAATCGCTACACGCAAAGTAGCGATCTAGACACTGAAGGTAATGTATCTGCGCGGCCTCATCAGAACCAGCCGTTCGGCCAGGGTCGATGACCGGTCGCACCCCTACCGTTCCAGACATGACGATGCGGGGCGCGCGTGTGCTGCTCACCGCCACCCTGCTGATCGCGCTCGCCGCATGCCAGGCCGCGCAGGCCGCCGCACCGGAGGCGCTCAGCCGGGCCGCGGGCGTGGCACCCGTCACACCGTACCCCGTGGGTGTCCGCACGCTGGATCTGGCACGCGGCCCGGACCGCCCGCTGCCCACCACGGTGTGGTACCCGGCGGACGGCCGCAAGGGCGAGCAGCGCATCCGCCCCGACGCCCGCCCCGCCGCCGGCCGCTTCCCGATCGTGCTGTTCAGCCACGGGCTCAAGGGCTCGCCACAACACTTCACCGCGCTGCTCACCCGCTGGGCCGCCGCCGGCTTCGTGGTCGCCGCCCCGGCGTACCCGTTCACCCACGCCCGCACCGCGAACTTCCAGCGGTGGGACGTCCGCAACCAGCCCGGTGACGCGGAACTGGTGATCGGGGACCTGGTCCGGCGCGACACGCTGCGCGGCGACATGTTCAAGGGCCGCCTCGACGTCGACCACATCGCCGCCGCCGGCCACTCCGCCGGCGGCTTCACCAGCGCCGGCCTGTTCACCGAGGGCCACGACCCACGCCTGCGCGCCGGCATCGTGATCGCCGGCGGCGGCCTCCCCGGCACGTTCGCCGGCCCCGAGGCCGCCCTGCTCTTCGTGCACGGCGGTGCCGACCCGGTCGTCGCCCCCTACGTCGCGCGCGCCGCCTACGACCGCGTCCCGTGGCCCAAGGCCTTCGTCACGCTCGCCGGCCAGGGCCACGGCGAATACCTCACGCCCGGCAACCGCGGCTTCTCCGAGGCCAACGACACGATGACCGACTTCCTCCGCTGGACCCTCTACGGCGACCGAAACGCCCGCACCCGCCTCCCGGTCGACGCCACCCTCCCCGGCGTCTCCACCATCACCGGCAAGATCTGAAGACCCCGGACCCCGACCTACCCACTCCCAGCACGGCCCAGCCCACCTGCTCCCGCGGGCGCTTGAGCCAGCCTGGGGACCAACCCCAGACCCCGACCTACCCACTCCCAGCACGGCCCAGCCCGCCTGCTCCCGACTCCGTTGCCCATTCGGCATCGGAAGCCGCGAGCCCTGCCCGGAGACCGGAAGCACCAGCCCGAAATTTCGCATTATTTCCGCCATAGCTCGGACAGCGTCGAGCGGAAGCCGGCGTGGTGGTCGCGTGCTGTCGCGACCACTCATGCCCGAAGGATCATTGACCGACACGAAAGAGAGGTTGAATATCGAAGTTGACCTCTCTTTCGTGTCGGTCAATGATCCTTTACGGCGAGCCACCGCCGAATGGGCAACGGAGTCGCTCCCGCGGGCAAACCGCGCGGAGGCCTCCGACTCCGCTAGCGCTCCGCTCCGGTCGCCGCGTCGGAGCCGGTGTCCGTGTGGTCACCGGAACCCACGCGGCCCTGCCGCCGATCACCCTGCGCCCGGCGACCTACGGCATGAAACGGTGCGGCGTCACCCGACGCGTCGAAGCATGGGTTCCGTGTCCGCGAGCGCGGGCACTTCGTGCCCGAAATATCGGTCTATGGTCGCCACCGCTGCGGCGGGCTTCGGAGACGCTTTGCTCTGCTTACCCCGGGAGGGCAGGCACTTCGTGCCCGGATCGTCAGCTCGTAGCCGCCGCAGATCACCGAAGATCTATGAGCGCGCTGCAACGCCCGTCCGGTCGACCCCTGCGGGTACCTCTCGTCCCGAAGCCGCGCCGCGCGCCCGAAATATCGCCGAATCCCACTCCGGCCGGGAGTGCCGACTCAACGCAACGCCATCATTTGACCCTGTGTGATCAATCAGTTGAGCAAAAGAGAGGTCATCTTCGATGTTTGATCTACCTTTTGCTCAACTGATTGATCACACAGGCATTCAGACCCGGCAACGCCGACCCATCCGGCGCGGCGAAGCGTGTTACCCACGGACTTTGTCCGGAATTCGGGCATGACGTGCCGGCCTGCGGCAGGTTGTGCACTCGCGCCCATAACCCGCACACGGCGCGCGCGTCCCGGCGTCGCGCAACGAAGCCGCCCTCTGCGGACAAGCTGGCACCGGCATGCCGCGCCGTAGCGGTAACCGGCGCCGCAACGGTAACCCGCGCCGCAGCGGTAACCGGCGCCGCAGCGGCATGCCGTCGCCGCAGCGGCGGTCTCGTCGGGGGCCGGCTTCCGGGTGGACACCGCGGCCCACACGGGCTCATGGCCCGGTTGCGACCCGGCGCCCCCTGCGGACCCGCCGGCCTCAGGACGCGTCGTTCTCCTGCGGTCCGTAACCCAGCGCCCGCGTCGACGGCGGCGCCACGATCAGGGCCACCACCGCGATCCCCAGCACGATCAGCGCGATTCCCAGCCACGCCAGGCCGCCCTGAATCATGTAGTAACCGATCGCCAGCAGCATCAGCTGCACCACGATGCCGGGCGCCCGCGCCCCGCCCCGGTGATTCCCCAGCGCCCGCGCGATCGCGTAGATGGCCGCGGATGCCAGCACCGTGAAGACCGTGAGGCTCAGCGCCACCCCGAGATCCGTCGGCGTGGAGGTGATGTCCTTGAAGACCAGGAAGATCGCGATCGCCCCGACCACCACGGCCTGCGCCTTCAGCAGCAACACCGCCGCCTTCAGCGTCAGCGGCGAGACAACGGGCAGGGCCGCGGGGGAAGCGGACTCAGTGCTCACCCCCCGTACGATACCGGCCCCACCGGCCCGCCCCCATGCGCGCACATAATCGACTATGTTGGTATCGACGGTTCCCGCTACCCCTGGAGCGATTCATGCCAGCGCCTGTCGATCCGCATCCGGCGAAGCGGACTCCGCCGCCGGTGAGTCCGCCCGAGTCGCGGGGGCGGGACCACTCCGAGTCCATGGCCACCCCCGCGGAGCAGGGACCGCCGTCCGGTGATTTCGATCTGTTCGCCGCCGTGGGCATCACCGTGACCGAGGAGGGCAAGCGCCGCGCTCGTGAGCGGCGCCTGGCCGTCGAGCGGGAGTGGACCCGGGAGAAGCGAGATGCCCTCCGCCGGCAGCTCGGCCTGCCGCCGCGGGGTGCCGAATGACCGACCGCCCGATACGCATCCTGCTCGACGCTTCAGCGATCGCCGCGTTCTGTCGCGGCTCCGTGCACGTCGGTGAGCCGATGTCGGAGGTGCTCGACGAGGGCGCCGTGGTGGGCCTGCCGCTGCTCTGTCTCATCGAGTCCCACCGGCTGATCGCCGAAGCGGACCTGCTCCATCACTTGGTCGCGCGCGAGTCCACGGTGATCCTCGCCCCCGCTGCGGAGGTGTGGCGCGACGTGGCCGCCTACACCGACGTCGTCGGCCGAATGGATGCGGCGTCCGCCGCCGTCGACCTCGACGCGAGTCTGCTCACCACTCAGCCCGAGCTGTACAGCGACCTTCCCGACGGCGGGCCGATCATCTCGGCGGCATAGCCGGCGCGCCACCTCGAGTGGCTCGTGATGGTTGGTCAGGGTCCGCCGAAGCGCCGGCCGTTCATGGGCAGCGGAGTGATGCCTCGCATGGTCCTGAGCGCCTGCGTACCACCCCGGCACCAGTTTTGGATACCGCCGTTCCGCGCCCGCACATAATCGACTATGTTATCGGCGAATAGCCGCCGCCGAACGAAAGCGTCGTCACCACAGGGCAGTGCGGGCGCCTGAGTGACGACTGAAAGGGCTCACCGTGCCGGAACTGGACTTCCTGATGCTCTGCGACCACGTGCGCGCCGAGGGCGCCATCGTGCACCTGGTCGCCGCCGGCATCGACCGGATCTACATCGA
Coding sequences within it:
- the pta gene encoding phosphate acetyltransferase; the encoded protein is MRLVGRSVYIAGLGPGGGKSTIALGLAELLSRQTPRVGVFRPLVATRGEADPMLALLRERYRIDRPYEELFGTTFAEASAMVAAGHREELISRVVDRYRALERHFDAVVVIGSDFDDNGEPGPGLPREFAFNVRLATEFGSVVIPVVDGRDADADEVASAARGAYHSVQDLGATVLAVIANRVPAGTAAPADQTVPTYVIPEVPTISAPTVAELAEALGAEVLSGDARALDRDVLDLVVGAAHVPVLLDHLTDGCLMITPGDRADLLVAAAAAHAAGEVSVAGLVLTLGERPDARVARLIESLHSGLAVLSVKTDSYHTIAAASRIEAGLNGRNPRKVQAAIGAFESMVDTEELVRRLDVTRSARVTPMMFEYDLIDRARAARKRLVLPEGTEERILRATEILLRRGVADLTLLGDPDEITRKARELGLEIGGAEIANPAASEWAEEFAETYAEIRKHRAMTLELARDVVRDVSYFGTMMVHTGRADGMVSGATHTTAATIRPAFEIIKTVPGVSVASSVFFMLLADRVLVYGDCAVNPDPNAEQLADIALSSAETAARFGIEPRVAMLSYSTGTSGAGADVEKVAAATRIVRERRPDLPVEGPIQYDAAIDPGVAATKLPDSTVAGRATVFVFPDLNTGNNTYKAVQRSANAVAVGPVMQALRRPVNDLSRGATVKDIVNTVAITAIQAAGEAK
- a CDS encoding DUF6104 family protein, with translation MYFTDRGIEELNERRGQEQVTIEWVAERLRDFVDLNPEFETPVERLATWLARLDDPDDE
- a CDS encoding alpha/beta hydrolase family protein, with translation MRGARVLLTATLLIALAACQAAQAAAPEALSRAAGVAPVTPYPVGVRTLDLARGPDRPLPTTVWYPADGRKGEQRIRPDARPAAGRFPIVLFSHGLKGSPQHFTALLTRWAAAGFVVAAPAYPFTHARTANFQRWDVRNQPGDAELVIGDLVRRDTLRGDMFKGRLDVDHIAAAGHSAGGFTSAGLFTEGHDPRLRAGIVIAGGGLPGTFAGPEAALLFVHGGADPVVAPYVARAAYDRVPWPKAFVTLAGQGHGEYLTPGNRGFSEANDTMTDFLRWTLYGDRNARTRLPVDATLPGVSTITGKI
- a CDS encoding acetate kinase, with protein sequence MTRVLVLNTGSSSLKYRLFDGTDTVAKGLVEEVTDHQAALRDVLSELDLRNLDAVGHRVVHGGPDFTEPTLIDDDVVRTIERLIPLAPLHNPANLAGIETARKLLPDVPQVAVFDTAFHSTLPPEAATYAIDAETARKNRVRRYGFHGTSHAYVSRRTAALLGRENRHTNVITLHLGNGASAAAVEGGRSVATSMGLSPLEGLVMGTRSGSLDPAIIFHLHRVGGMSLDEIDDLLNKRSGMRGLAGVSDMREVESRRAGGDEAAALAFGVYTRRIKELVGAYYAVLGRVDAITFTAGVGENSATVRAAALAGLSALGIEVDADRNAAPERGERIVSTEASRVVVCVVPTDEELEIATQARAVLGD
- a CDS encoding multifunctional oxoglutarate decarboxylase/oxoglutarate dehydrogenase thiamine pyrophosphate-binding subunit/dihydrolipoyllysine-residue succinyltransferase subunit; translation: MSTQQTSQDNPLAGFGPNEWIVEEMYQRYLADPTSVDPAWHDFFADYKPTADAGSIATPAEATAASGAGSAARAGTDAPAAKKDAPKPAAKPQPKAAPKPEAKAPAKKEPKTVTPGTAPLRGIAAKIVQNMEASLAVPTATSVRAVPAKLLVDNRIVINNHLARGRGGKVSFTHLIGYALVKALALHPEMNNNYVETNGKPTIVTPEHVNLGIAIDLAKPDGSRSLVVPSVKGCENLDFRGFWQAYEEIVRRARRNELTMEDHSGATVSLTNPGGIGTVHSMPRLTVGQGAIIGVGAMEYPAPYAGMSDETLTELGVSKVITLTSTYDHRIIQGAQSGEFLKVMHELLLGEHGFYDEIFTALRVPYEPVRWVRDVARTSEGQIDKAARVVELIHAYRVRGHLMADTDPLEFEIRRHPDLDVLEHGLTLWDLDRQFPVGGFAGKQKMKLRDVLGVLRDSYCRRVGIEYMHIMDPEERRWVQERIEIRYEKPSPEEQKHILNRLNAAEAFETFLQTKFVGQKRFSLEGGESLIPLLDEILQASAENQLDEVVIGMAHRGRLNVLANIVGKPYEKIFSEFEGHLDPKSAHGSGDVKYHLGMTGKFTTPDGEFGTTVSVTANPSHLEAVDPVLEGIVRAKQDRLNLGLEGYTVLPLMVHGDAAFAGQGVVAETLNLSQLRGYRTGGTVHVVVNNQVGFTTAPEYSRSSLYSTDVARMIQAPIFHVNGDDPEAVVRVARLAFEYRQTFNKDVVIDLVCYRRRGHNEGDDPSMTNPLMYAIIDNKRSVRKAYTEELIGRGDITVADAEEQLRDYQGQLEQVFKATRDANTSSSGRRARVVSQEPEPVVETAIDAETVARIGQAHIDLPDGFTPHKRVQQLLDRRAKMAREGNIDWGFGEIIAFGSLLTQGVTVRLSGQDSRRGTFVQRHAAVVDGRTGADFLPVGQLAAGQARFFAHDSLLSEYAAMGFEYGYSVENTEALVLWEAQFGDFANGAQSIADEFISSGEVKWGQQNALTLLLPHGHEGQGPDHTSGRPERWLQLAAEDNIRVANPTTPANHFHLLRRQALSPKRKPLIVFTPKSLLRHKLCVSSVADFTTGTFQTVIGDAGVPDAAAVKRVLFCSGKVYYDLVQARAERKITDTAIVRMEQLYPLPVEELKAELAKYPNAEDFAWVQEEPANQGAWSFIALNLLEHLDGLRLRRISRPSAAAPAVGSAKLHEAEQAALIEASLPRP